The DNA region CTACTGGTTTCGATCCGCTCATAAATCTCATTTCCGCCGATATCCCGAACCACATATCGCCCCACATAATCTTTTGGAATAGGCAGGATCAAATAGGAGCGGAAAAGACTGATGATTAAGTAAATCATTAATACTAAATGATTTTTGGAAATTACGGGAATGTCTAAGCCTACCAAACTACAGCCTCCGTCTCCGCCAATTTTCTATTTTTTTGCAGATAATGTGTCGCGCCGGATCGTTGCTGGCGACTATCGGCATGATGCCTGTCGGCCCTCCCATTGCCGATCGCTTTCGTGCGAACGTTGCGCATGGCGCACGTCGCGGCAAGCTGTTATCGGCGCGCGCGATATTGTGGGGGTATGACGATGGTGGCGACGATTCAACCGAGCGCGACGTTCAAAGATAATCTGCGGAAGTTGCCATCGGTCGAGGGTGTGGCGCGCATCGACCTGCTGGATGCTGCAGGTGGCGTGGTCGCCAGTATCGACAACCAGCCGGGCAAGCAGGGGTCGGTGGCGGTCTATCAATATCTGCAGGCGGTGTTCGGCACGCTGGACGCGAAGGCGGCCGCGCATGGGCTGGCCGTGTTTGCCGAGCATACGGCCGATGCGCGCCAGCGCCCGGGCGCGCATCCCAATGTCGATCGCCTGCTGGATATCGCGGCTGGCGGCGCGGCGCTGGATATCGCCGTTATCGCCGCCGGTCAGTAGGTTTTCTCTTCAACCCTTCGTCGCTCGACAGGCGGCGTTGGCGGCGGCGGGCAAGGTGATGAAATTGATGCTGCCGGGCGGCAGGGAGAGGCGACGGCCGGTCGCTTGCCCCTTCAGGGTCGGCAGCGCGTCGTTTTCCCCGAGGGCAAGCGGCGTGCCGTTGAGCGCGACTTGCGCCGTGTCGTCGCCCATTTGGGTAAGGCTGTAGAGCGTGCCCTTGCCGGTTATGGCGAGGGGCTTGCTGTTCTGGCGATCGGTGTTGATCGCCAGCAGCGTTACCCCGCCCGGCACATCGCGCTGGCAATGAGCATAGACGCGCAAGCCGTCTTCCGGGCGGGTAGCGCCCGCGTCCAGCACGGTCGATCCCATCATGCGGCGCCACAAATAGGCGACCCAGTAATTGGGCCGCGGCGCAAAGCTATGTTCGTCGAGCAGGGCATAGTCGCTGGCCGCCAGCGTATTGTGCATATAGACCTGAACCCCCTGTCGCGCCGAACGGGCGAGTTGGTCGGCGAAGCGGAAGCTGTCGGTGAAGGTCTGCGCCCAGGGATTGCCGCCGCACGCCGTTTCCGCCGTTTCCGTCAGCCATAGCGGCGCGCCGGACGCCAGCTTGTCGCGCAGGGCGCGCGTATCGGCGATGGCGCTGTCGATGGACGAGAGCCATGGGTCGGTCAGGGCTTCGGCTTCCTTCGTCCCCATGCAGCGTTTCGACGTGCCGCCATAGAAGTGGAACGAGACGCCATCGGGCCGAAACGCATTGGGCACGAGCAGATCGTCCCGGCCGATCAGTTTGAACGATGCGGGCAGTTTATATGCGGTGCCGATTTCGAACGCGCCCGGCGCCAGGATGAGGGTCTTGGGCGACGCCTTGCGCATCCAGTCGTAGAATGTGCCATAATCGCGTAGGTATTTTTCCGCCGAATAGTTGGCGGGGGGCTTGGTACCGCCGATCAGATTGGGTTCGTTGGCAAATTCGGACGCGGCGATCGTGCCGCCCAGGCTGTGGGTATAGTCGATCAGCCTCTGGGCATTGTCGGACTGCCACAGTCCATCCTTGTCGCGCGCGCCGGGGCTGGTCGCCATGGATGTCACGATTTGCGCATCGGTCAGCTTGGCGAACGCTACCGCTTCGCGCCACTGCTTGCGGGTAAGGACACTGTCATAGCCGACGGGCGCGTCGCCCGTGTGAGATTCGGTGTCGGCAAAATAGGTCGCGTTGGCCCATGTGCCGCTGTAGCGGACATAGGCTGGCCCGAGCGCCGCCGCGAGCGTGCGCAGGCGGGCGTTGGTCAGGTCGATCGGCGGACGATATTCGTGCAGATTGCCCTTGGTGGCGGTGGCGCTGGCATAGGGTTTCCAGAAACGGCCGCCGGTCAGTTCGACCATTTCCACATTATAGGACAGGAAGCGGTCGCTGACCGTGCCGATGCTGGGGAGGCGAGAGGGCGAGAGGGCGGGCGTCGCCACGGCGTCGCGGCGATCCTGACGCGCTTGCCCGCTGGCGACGGTCGAAACCGTGCCGATGAGCAGGCCGGTCAAGGCGATGTGGGCGAGCTTCATCCTATCTGGTCCTTCCAACTTTCCGCCGCGCCGATGCCCCCATAAAGGTAGTCACTGACAACGTTGTGTTTTCAATCATCATGCTGCCATCGAAAAGGCAGGATGTCGATCCTCCATGGATATTAGGCTCTGCAAAATTCGCGATATCCGCTGTTCTTGAAAACTATCTACCTGATGAACAGGAGCGACACGATGTTCGCCGCAAGTGACAACGTCGGCATTTTCATAATGTCGATGGATCGTCGGCGCAATTTCTGCAAATCGGCTTGATCGGAATGGCTGTGCGTCGCAAGGCTGTGTTCGGGATTTAGCGGAGTCGGTTTTGGCCACGATCAAGGATGTAGCGCAGCGGGCCGGCGTGTCGTTCAAGACCGTGTCCCGCGTGATCAACCATTATAATGTGCGGCCCGAATTGCGCGCGCGCGTCGATGCGGCGATTCAGCAACTGGATTATCGGCCGACACTGGCGGCGCGGCAATTGGCGACGCAGCGGTCCTTTTTCATTACGTTGATCATGCCGCCTGCCGTGGGCAGTTATTTCGCGCGGTGGATGTTGGCCGTGTCGGAGGCCTGCCATGCGGTGGGGCATCATCTGGTCATCGAAACCTTTGACGCGACGAACGGCGCGGGCGGCGTCGGCATGGACAATGGCGTTCGCAGCGATGCGATCATCCTGATCCCCCCGTTCGCGGACCATGAAGGGCTGCTGGCGCAACTGGCGACGCGCGGCGTGCCGATCGTCAGGCTGGGATCGGCCAGCGACGATGCCCTGTCCGTCGCGATCGACGATGCGGCGGCATCGACCGCGATGGTGGAGCATCTGATCGCCCTGGGCCACCGGCGCATCGGCATGATCGCGCACCATGAAGTGGCCAAGGCGACGGAATCGCGGGTGGAGGGTTATCGCGCGGCGCTGGCGAAGGCCGACATCCCCTTCGATCCCGATCTGCTGGTGCGGTGCGAATTCTACTTCAAGGATGGCGTCGAGGCGGCAAAGGCATTGCTGGCGCTGCGGAATCGGCCGACCGCCATCTTCGCGGCGGCCGATTATCTGGCGCTGGGCGCGATGGCGCAGGTGCAGAAGCTAGGCTACCGGGTGCCGGACGATATCGCCATTGCCGGATTTGACGATTCGCTCGAGGGCCGGATGACATTTCCGCCGCTGACGACGGTGCGACAACCGATACGGGCCTTTGCCAAGGCGGCGGTCGCGGCGGCGACGGGCCGGAGCGCGCCCCCGGAACCGTTCCAATCGAAACTCATCCTGCGCGGATCGACGACCGGGACGAAGGATCTGTGCCTTGACCTTTATGACATTTGAACCGGTCCTGCGGCAGGCGGTCGGGCGATGATGCGGGCGCGCTTCGGCACCTTTCGCGGGCTTGTTCGCCTGGCGCTCTCCTATCCGCAACTGCTGCTCGGCCGATCGGCCAGCGTGGCGCCCGATCCGGCGCAGGTGAAGCGGCTGGTGTTCGTATGCCAGGGCAATATCTGCCGCAGCGCCTTTGCCGATGTTGCGGCGCGGCGGGCGGGGTTGAACAGCGCGTCCTTCGGCCTGTCGACCACGACCGGGCGACCCGCGCATGAACCCGCCATCATCGCGGCGCGGGCGCTGGGCCACGACCTGTCGGCGCATAAGGCGGTCGACATGGCCGATTATGCGCCGCAGGAGGGCGACCTGTTGCTGGCGATGGAAGTGCGGCAATTGCATCGGCTGGCCGCCGATCCGCGTCTGGCGCATCTGCCACGGATGTTGCTGGGGCGCTGGACCCGGCCGATGCTGCCGCATCTGCATGATCCCTACAGCCTAGACGATCGCTATATGGCGACGTGCCTGGCAAGGATCGACCGGGCGGTGGCGCGGCTGGTCAGGGCTTTCCCCGGCGCGCGGCTTTCCTGAGCATCTGCGTCATGTCGCGCCACCATGGCCGGGGATCGGAGCGACTGAACACATAATAGCGGGCGCGCGGATCGACAAAGGCGAGCAGATAGGCGCCCAGGTCGCGCAGCGGACGGCGGCGGAAGAAGGGATCGCCGATCCGGCCGGGGGCAAAGAGAATGCGCGCCAGCCGCTTGGTTTCCGGCACCATATAGCGGGCGCGCAACCGGTCGTTCGGCGTCGGCGCGGGATCGACCTGGCCCAATATCTTGCGCCGATAGGCTTCCCACGCGAAATCGGCGCCGCAATGGCGCGCCAGCGGCAGGCTGCCCCAGAAACGGCCATTGACCTCCATCAGCCAATAGCGATCGTTGTCGGCATCATAGCGATATTCGACCATCGCCTGCCCTTCCCAATCGAGCGCGCGCAGCAGATTTTCCGACAGCGCCATTTGCGCGCCATGGGCGTCCGCCGGTTCGGCACGGCAGAGGGTGGAGACGCCGCCTTCGGGCGGCCATTCGTGCAGGCGCCGATGCTGGAAGCGGAGGGTGGCGTGGCCGTCCTGCATATAGAGCATCTGCCCCAGGCCCACGCCGCGACAATATTGCTGGATCAACGGCCAGCGACCGATGGGCGCATAGCGATTCAGCAGCGCGATCAACTGGTCGGGCGTGCGGACATAGTCGGTCTTGATCCATTCCAGCCCCGCCCGGTCAAGCACGGCCATGATTTCGGGTGGATTGGCCCATTTGGCGACCAGCGGGTAGCGCATCTGATGCGCGCGGGCGGCAAAATCCTCGCCCTCGCGTGGCTGCCAGGTCTGGGGCACGCGCAGCCCGGCGGCGGCGGCGTGGTGGAGCGTCTGCAGCTTGTCCAGCACCCGCGCCAGCGGTTCGGCCCGGGGGACGAGGATGTGGCAGTCGCCAATCATAGAGGGCAGCGCCGCCAGTTCGATGAGGTCCGATTCAGAAATCGCCAGCACCGCGCGGGCGCCGGTGTGGGCGATAAGGCCGGGCAGCCAGTCGGCGATCGGCCCGGACGGGCGCAGCGACCAGTCGGCGCAGTGGCGCGATGCGATGCCTATCGCCGCAGCGTTGCGTGCGACGCCATGCACCGGCACGCCATGTTCGCCCAGTTCGCGCACCACGGTCAGCGCGATCGCATTTTCCAGACCCAGAAGTAATGCGCCGGGAAGAACCGTCACGCAGGGACCAGTCGATGTTCGTAGCGCCATGTCGCCCACGCCTGTTGCGCGATGCGCAGCCCCGTGCGCCACTGGCTGGGCGCGGCGCGGGTCAGCGCGCGGGCCGGACGGTCGGCAAGGTCGGCAGGCAGGTCGTTGAAGCCTGCCCCTTGCACGCCGGGCAGGCGGGCGGCTTCGCGGCAGAGCGCTTCGAACCGGGCCATGACGGCACGATTGGGACGCTGGCGATCGCGGGACAGCATTTCGAAACTATGAGTGACGACGACGAAGGCGTCATGGCCTTCGCGCGCGGCATGGCGCAGCCCGTCGCGCATTTCCGCCGCCGACATGGCGCAGATCTGGGCGGGGCGAAAGCCGCCGGGGCGGTCGGCGATGCCCGACACCGGCAGTTCGATGACGCCATGCTGCCGGATCGCGCCGATCTGCGCGCGGTCGGCCGCGATCGTGCATTCGCGACCGAGATAGGCGGGGTTGACGCTGCTGTCCCAAGCGACGCCCAAGGTAGCGAGCGCGCGCAGCGTATCGTCGCTGGCGCCGAAATTGCCCGCGCGAAAGGCGGTGATGGCGGGCGCGCCTGCATCCTCTAACAGTTGTTTGGCGAGGCCAAGCAGGACGATCTGGTCGGCTAGGGAAAAGTCGCCGATATTGCGGCCCTGCCGCCCACCGACAGGCGATTCCCTGGCCCAGGCAAGCCATTCGGTGTGGATGTGCATCTGCACCTCATGCCCGCGCCCGACAATGGCGCGCACGATCGGTGCCAGGAAATCGGCGCCGTGCACCAGTGCAGGCAAAGGATCGAGGAAGAAGACGCCCGTCAGCCCATGGCGGTCGAGCAGGTCCATCTGCCAGCCGATGCCGTAGGCGCCCCCCTTCGCCTCCGCCCAGATGGAGCGGGCCACATTGTCCGCCAGACTGACGCCGCGCTGATGCAGGGAGGAGGATAATTCCGTATCGACGGTGATGAGTAGCGCGGTCATGGGCAACGATCCGGTCAGGGGTGTGGCAAGTCTGCCATAGATAGAGTGGGTTAAGGAGCGGTAATAGTTCCGCCCCCGATCAACCCGTCAAATCCCCCCGGGACGGCGCGACGCGCGCCTTTCCTTCATGCAAGCAGCGAAAATTCCCCGTAATTGCCTTGGAAGAAGAGCAAGGGGCTGCCCGGACGGTCGACTTCCAGCGCGACGACATGGCCGATCGCGATGTCATGATCGCCCGCTTCGTGCACGGCGTCGAGCGTGCAGTCGATCCAGGCGACGACATCGTCGAGGATAGGCGAACCATTGGCCGAGACGCGATGGGCGATGCCGGCGAACTTGTCCGGGCCGGGACCGGCGACCTGGCGGCAGAGCGGCTGCTGATCGCTGGCGAGGATGTTGACACAGAATTTGCCGACCGCCTGGATGCGCGGCCAGCTGGTCGAGCTTTTGGCAGGGAAGAAAGCGACGAGCGGCGGGTCGAGCGACACCGAGGTGAAGGAGCCGACGACCATGCCGATCGGTGCGCCATCCGCCTCCACCGCGGTAACGACGCAGACGCCGGTGGGGTAATGGCCCAGCACCCGGCGGAAGGTCGCACTATCGAAACTGGCCACGCTCATGCCTTGCTCCCGAAACATTGATGCCATCCCCCCTCTGCTGCGGCGCAGCGGGGATGCAAGTGAAAAGCGCAGGTCCACCGACGAGAAGCTCAGTCGAGGGCGCGAACCTATAGCGCGACGCCGCCCGCCGCCAGCACCGCCAGCGTCAGCAATTCCGACGCGTTGGAAGACATGGTGGCGATCTGCACCGATTTTTCCATGCCGACCAGCAACGGCCCGATCATCGTCGTGCCGCCCAGTTCCCGCAGCAGCTTGGCCGAGATATTGGCCGATTGCAGGCCGGGCATGACCAATATGTTGGCCGGACCCGACAGGCGGCTGAACGGGTAATTTTTCATCACCACCGGGTTGAGCGCTACGTCCGCCGTCATTTCGCCTTCATATTCGAAGTCGACCTGCCGTTCGTCGAGCAGCTTCACCGCGCCGCGCACATTTTCGAGGAAAGCGCCGGGCGGGTTGCCGAAGTTGGAGTAAGAGAGGAAGGCGACGCGCGGATCATGACCCATGCGCCGGGCGACCGCCACCGTCCCTTCTGCGATGTCCGCCAGTTCGCTGGCGGTGGGGCGTTCGTTGACGGTGGTGTCGGCCATGAACACGGTCTTGTCCTTCGCCACCAGCACATGGATGCCGAAGGGGGTGCGGCCTGCCGCCGGGTCCATCACCCGCTTCACTTCGCGCAGCGTCTGGTTGTAGGGCCGGGTCGTGCCGGTGATCATCGCGTCGGCGACGCCCATCTTGACCAGCAGCGTGCCGAAGATGTGCCGATCGCGATTGACCATGCGTTCGCAATCGCGGCGCAGATAGCCGCGGCGTTGCAGCCGGGCGTAGAGCAGATCGACCATGTCGGGCACCAGCGGCGAATTGACGCTGTTGTGCAGTTCGAAACTTTCCGGATCGTGCACGCCCAGCGCGCGCAGCTTGTCGACCACTTCGCCGCGGCCCACCAGCACCGGGATGCCATAGCCCAGTTCGCGGAACTGGATCGCCGCGCGCAGCACCACTTCTTCCTCCGCTTCGGCGAAGACGACCCGCTTGGGATCGGCCTTCGCCACTTCATAGGCGGTGGTGAGGACCGAAGTGGTGGGATTGAGCCGGGCCTTGAGCGACTGGCGATAGGCCGCCATGTCGGCGATCGGCTTTTGCGCGACGCCGGTTTCCATCGCAGCCTGCGCCACGGCGGCGGGGACGACCTCCATCAGGCGCGGGTCGAACGGCGCGGGAATGATATAGTCCGGACCGAAGCTGTGCGAGCGGCCATAGGCCTTCGCCACTTCCTCCGGCACCTGTTCGCGCGCCAGTTCGGCGATGGCGTGGGCGGCGGCGAGTTTCATCGCTTCGTTGATCGTCGTCGCCCGCACGTCCAGCGCCCCGCGGAAGATGAAGGGGAAGCCCAGGACGTTGTTGACCTGATTGGGGAAGTCGGAGCGGCCTGTGGCGACGATCACGTCGGGGCGCACGGCATGGGCGTCGGGCGGCAGGATTTCAGGATCGGGATTGGCCATGGCAAAAATGATCGGATTGGCGCCCATGGATTTCACCATATCCTGGCTCATCGCGCCGGCGACCGACAGGCCCAGGAACACGTCGGCGCCCTTGACCGCGTCGGCCAAGGTGCGCGCGTCGGTGCGCACCGCATGGGCCGACTTCCACTGGTTCATGCCTTCGGTACGGCCTTGGTAGATCACGCCCTTGCTGTCGCACATGATGACATTTTCATGGGGGACGCCCAGCGCCTTGATCAGTTCGGTGCAGGAAATGGAGGCGGCGCCCGCGCCGTTCACCACGACCTTCATGTCCTTCATCTCACGCCTGGTCAGCAGCGCGGCGTTGATGACGCCCGCCGCTGCGATGATGGCGGTACCATGTTGATCGTCATGGAAGACCGGGATGTTCATCCGCTCCTTGAGCGTCTGTTCGATGATGAAGCACTCAGGCGCCTTGATATCTTCCAGGTTGATGCCGCCGAAGGTCGGCTCCATCAGTTCGACCGCGTCGATGAAGCGGTCCACATCTTCGGTCTTGAGTTCGATATCGATGCTGTCGACGTCGGCGAAGCGTTTGAAGAGGACGGCCTTGCCCTCCATCACCGGCTTGGACGCCAGCGCGCCGAGATTGCCCAGGCCCAGGATCGCCGTGCCGTTGGAGATGACCGCGACCAGATTACCCTTGGCGGTGTAATCATAGGCGGTCGCCGGATCGGCGGCGATGGCGCGCACGGGAACCGCAACGCCGGGCGAGTAAGCGAGGCTCAAATCGCGCTGCGTCGCCATCGGTTTGGACGCGATGATCTCGATCTTGCCGGGACGGCCGGTCGAATGGAAGAACAGCGCCTCGCGCTCGGAAAATTCCACATTCGATCGATCGGACATCGCGGGCACCCATATATTGGAACAACAAGGCGGCCCTAGCGGTAACGTTATCCTGTGGGCAAGTGCGAGAAGCGCAATTTTCTGAGCCTTTGGGCGAAGCGCTGGTTTCGGTGGGAGGATCACGCTATCGGCTTGTGCCATGGCCCTTTCGACCGATACCGCCGCGCCCACGCCGATGATGGCGCAATATCTGACGCTCAAGGCCGAAGCGCAGGATTGCCTGCTTTTCTATCGCATGGGCGATTTTTTCGAACTGTTCTTCGATGACGCCAAACAAGCGGCGGCGACGCTCGACATCGCGCTGACCAGCCGGGGCGAGCATGGCGGCGCGCCGATCCCGATGTGCGGCGTGCCGGTGCATAGCGCGGAAGGCTATCTGGCGCGGCTGATCAAGGGCGGGCATCGCGTCGCCATCGCCGAGCAGATCGAGACGCCGGCGCAGGCCAAGGCGCGGGGCGGCAAGACGCTCGTCGCGCGGGCGATCGTGCGCTATGTGACGGCGGGCACGCTGACCGAGGAGACGTTGCTCGACAGTCGTCGCGACAATATGCTGGTCGCGCTGGCGCAGGTCGGCGGCGAGAGTGCGGGCGAGATCGGCATTGCGGCGGCGGACATTTCGACCGGCCGGTTCGAGACGATGACCTGCCCGATCGGCGACCTGCCCGCCGAACTGGCGCGGTTGCGGCCGAGCGAGACGGTGGTGGCCGAAGGATCGGCGTTGGACGTGGCGGATTGCCATCCCTTCGACCGCACGGCCTTTTCCAGCGCCCGGGCGGAAGAGGCGTTGAAGCGGCTGTTCGGGGTGGCGACGCTGGACGGGTTCGGCCAGTTCGGCCGCGCGGAACTGGCGGCAATGGGTGGGCTGATCGCCTATCTCGACCATGCGGGCAAGGGCACCCTGCCCTTCCTGGCCCCGCCGCTGCGCAAGGCGAGCGGCGGCCATGTCGCGATCGACGCGGCGACGCGCGAGAGCCTGGAGATCGTCGCGACCACCAGCGGCACGCGCGCGGGCAGTTTGCTCGGCGCGATCGACCGGACGGTGACGGGCGCGGGCGCGCGCTTGCTGGGGCAGGATCTGTCCGCGCCGCTGATGGACCTGGGCGCGATCGAGGCGCGGCTGGGGCTGGTGCAACTGTTCCATGACGATGCGACCTTGCGCGACCAGCTGCGCGGCGCGCTGCGAGCGCTGCCGGATATCGGCCGGGCGTTGGGGCGCGTGGCGGTGGGGCGTGGGTCGCCCCGCGATCTGGGGCAGTTGCGCGATGGGCTGGGCGAAGCGCGGATATTGCGTGAACGGCTGGGGCGGATCGCCGATGCGCCGCAACTGCTGGTGCAATTGCTGCCTGCGCTGGACGGGCATGGCGCGCTGGTCGATGCGCTGGCGCGTGCATTGGTGCCTGCGCCGCCGACCGAGACGGCGAACGGCGGTTATATCGCCGATGGCTATGATCCCGCGCTGGATGAATTGCGGCGGCTGAGCAGCGACGGGCGGCGGGCGATCGCCGCGCTGGAGGCGAAATATCGCGCGCAGACCGGGATAGCGGCGCTCAAGATCCGGCATAATGGTGTGCTGGGCTATCATGTCGAAGTGCCAGCGCGCGCCGCCGATACGCTGATGGCGCCAGACAGCGGCTTTACCCATCGCCAGACGCTTGCAGGCGTGGTGCGGTTCAATTCGATCGACCTGCATGAGGAAGCCGGGCGGGTGGCGCAGGCGGGCGCCCATGCGCTGGTCGCCGAAGCGGCGCATCTTGAGGAACTGATCGGCGCGGTGCTGGACCGCAAGAGCGACATCGCGCGCGCCGCCGACGCGCTGGCGCGGCTGGATGTCGCCGCATCGCTCGCCGAACGGGCGGCCGAGGGTGGCTGGCAGCGGCCGCATTTCGTCGCGGCCGATGGCGCGGGCCAGTGTTTGGATATCGTAGGCGGGCGGCATCCGGTGGTGGAGGATGCGCTGCGCAAGGAGGGGCAACCCTTCGTCGCGAACGACTGCCGTTTGAGCGAGAGCGACCGGCTGTGGCTGGTCACCGGCCCGAACATGGGCGGTAAATCGACCTTCCTGCGGCAGAATGCGCTGATCGTCATATTGGCGCAGGCGGGCGGCTATGTGCCCGCGCAGGCGGCGACGCTGACTTTGGTCGATCGCTTGTTCAGCCGGGTGGGCGCGTCCGACAATCTCGCCAAGGGGCGGTCGACCTTCATGGTCGAGATGGTCGAGACGGCCGCGATCCTTGCCCAAGCGACCGAGCGCAGCTTCGTGATCCTGGACGAGGTCGGGCGCGGCACGTCCACCTATGACGGGCTGGCGCTCGCCTGGGCCGTGGTGGAGGCGGTGCATGAGGTCAATCGCTGCCGTTGCCTGTTCGCGACCCACTATCATGAACTGACGCGACTGGCCGAGACGTTGACGTCGCTATCGCTGCATCATGTGCGGGCGCGGGAGTGGAAGGGCGACCTCATCCTGCTGCACGAATTGGCGCAGGGTCCGGCCGATCGCAGCTATGGCCTGGCGGTGGCGCGTCTGGCGGGGCTGCCGCAAGCGGTGTTGAAGCGCGCCAAGGATGTGCTGGCGCGGCTGGAAGCGGGGAAGGCGAAGACCGGCGGGATCGCGGCGGGGCTGGACGATTTGCCGCTGTTCGCGGCGGTGGCGGCGCAGGAAGAGGCCGCGCCCGACCCGCTGCTGGCGGCGATCGCGGCGATCGATGCCGACGCCCTGTCCCCGCGTGAGGCGCTCGATCACATATATCGATTGAAACAACTGGCCGCCGACATGCGGCGCGATTAGATAGCGGCCATGGTCATGCAGTTCCCCGCCCTTGGATCGCGTCGTGCGATCATCGATAGGCGCGCCATTTCCGACACGATCAACGCCCTGGCGATAGAGCATCGGGGCGATGGCACGCGGCTGCGTGGCGCCATCGTGAAGGAGTTGAAGGCGGCGCTGGAGCAAGGCCGGGCCGAAATCGCCAAGCGGCTGGAGGCCAAGCCCACGCGCGGGCGGGAGTCGGTCACGGCCTTCGCCTTCCTGATCGACCAGATTTTGCGGCTGCTCTACGACGCGACGACGCATCACCTCTACCCGGCGGGCAATCGCAGCACCGGCGAGCGGATCGCGCTGATCGCCGTGGGTGGCTATGGCCGGGGCGAAATGGCGCCGCATAGCGATGTCGACATCGGCTTCATCACCCCTTGGAAGCCTACAGGCTGGACCGAGCAGGTGATCGAATCCATGCTCTATTCGCTGTGGGATCTGGGGTTGAAGGTCGGGCATTCGAGCCGATCGATCGACGAGACGATGCGGATGGCGAAGGCCGACCTGACCGTGCGCACCGCCCTGCTGGAGGCGCGTTATGTCTGGGGCGACCGGGCGCTCTATGAAGAAACGTCGGTCCGCTTCGACGCGGAAGTGATGCAGGGCAATGCCCGCGCTTTCGTGACCGAGAAGCTGGAGGAACGCGACGAGCGGCACCGTCGCATGGGCGACAGCCGCTATGTCGTCGAACCCAATGTGAAGGAAGGCAAAGGGGGTCTGCGCGACCTGCACACGCTGTTCTGGATCGGCAAATATGTGAACCGGGTGAAGTCGGTCGCCGAACTGGTCGATGTCGGCCTGTTGACGCAGGTCGAGCTGCGCCAGTTCCAGAAGGCCGAGGATTTCCTGTGGGCGGTGCGATGCCACCTGCACACCATCACCGGGCGGGCCGAGGACCGGCTGACCTTCGACCTGCAGCTGGAAACCGCGACGCGGATGCGCTTCACCGGGCGGGCGGGCCGATCGGGCGTCGAGCGCTTCATGCGCTATTATTTCCTGAACGCGAAGACGGTGGGCGACCTGACCGCGGTGTTCCTGGCCCATCTGGACGACCAGATGGCCGAGAAGGGGCGACGCTATATCCCGGCCATGTTCCGTCGGCCCAAGAAGCTGGACGGGTTCGTGCTGGAACGTGGGCGCCTTAGCCTGCCGAGCGACGATTTCTTTCAGGCGGACCCGGTGCGGCTGCTGGAAATCTTTGCGGTCGCGGACAAGCATGGGTTGCAGATTCACCCCAGTGCGATCCGCGCGGCCAGCCGCGACGCGGGCCTGATCACCGCGAAGGTGCGGAAAGACCCGCGCGCCAACGCCGCTTTCCTGGAGGTGCTGACATCCCCGCGCGACCCGGAAACGGTGCTGCGCTGGATGAACGAATTGTCGGTGTTCGGTCGATTCGTGCCAGATTTCCGCCGCGTCGTGGCGCAGATGCAATTCGACATGTATCATCATT from Sphingobium sp. HWE2-09 includes:
- a CDS encoding DUF2322 family protein, which gives rise to MVATIQPSATFKDNLRKLPSVEGVARIDLLDAAGGVVASIDNQPGKQGSVAVYQYLQAVFGTLDAKAAAHGLAVFAEHTADARQRPGAHPNVDRLLDIAAGGAALDIAVIAAGQ
- a CDS encoding LacI family DNA-binding transcriptional regulator: MATIKDVAQRAGVSFKTVSRVINHYNVRPELRARVDAAIQQLDYRPTLAARQLATQRSFFITLIMPPAVGSYFARWMLAVSEACHAVGHHLVIETFDATNGAGGVGMDNGVRSDAIILIPPFADHEGLLAQLATRGVPIVRLGSASDDALSVAIDDAAASTAMVEHLIALGHRRIGMIAHHEVAKATESRVEGYRAALAKADIPFDPDLLVRCEFYFKDGVEAAKALLALRNRPTAIFAAADYLALGAMAQVQKLGYRVPDDIAIAGFDDSLEGRMTFPPLTTVRQPIRAFAKAAVAAATGRSAPPEPFQSKLILRGSTTGTKDLCLDLYDI
- a CDS encoding carboxylate--amine ligase, coding for MTVLPGALLLGLENAIALTVVRELGEHGVPVHGVARNAAAIGIASRHCADWSLRPSGPIADWLPGLIAHTGARAVLAISESDLIELAALPSMIGDCHILVPRAEPLARVLDKLQTLHHAAAAGLRVPQTWQPREGEDFAARAHQMRYPLVAKWANPPEIMAVLDRAGLEWIKTDYVRTPDQLIALLNRYAPIGRWPLIQQYCRGVGLGQMLYMQDGHATLRFQHRRLHEWPPEGGVSTLCRAEPADAHGAQMALSENLLRALDWEGQAMVEYRYDADNDRYWLMEVNGRFWGSLPLARHCGADFAWEAYRRKILGQVDPAPTPNDRLRARYMVPETKRLARILFAPGRIGDPFFRRRPLRDLGAYLLAFVDPRARYYVFSRSDPRPWWRDMTQMLRKAARRGKP
- a CDS encoding arsenate reductase/protein-tyrosine-phosphatase family protein, producing MMRARFGTFRGLVRLALSYPQLLLGRSASVAPDPAQVKRLVFVCQGNICRSAFADVAARRAGLNSASFGLSTTTGRPAHEPAIIAARALGHDLSAHKAVDMADYAPQEGDLLLAMEVRQLHRLAADPRLAHLPRMLLGRWTRPMLPHLHDPYSLDDRYMATCLARIDRAVARLVRAFPGARLS
- a CDS encoding polysaccharide deacetylase family protein; this translates as MTALLITVDTELSSSLHQRGVSLADNVARSIWAEAKGGAYGIGWQMDLLDRHGLTGVFFLDPLPALVHGADFLAPIVRAIVGRGHEVQMHIHTEWLAWARESPVGGRQGRNIGDFSLADQIVLLGLAKQLLEDAGAPAITAFRAGNFGASDDTLRALATLGVAWDSSVNPAYLGRECTIAADRAQIGAIRQHGVIELPVSGIADRPGGFRPAQICAMSAAEMRDGLRHAAREGHDAFVVVTHSFEMLSRDRQRPNRAVMARFEALCREAARLPGVQGAGFNDLPADLADRPARALTRAAPSQWRTGLRIAQQAWATWRYEHRLVPA
- a CDS encoding flavin reductase family protein; translated protein: MSVASFDSATFRRVLGHYPTGVCVVTAVEADGAPIGMVVGSFTSVSLDPPLVAFFPAKSSTSWPRIQAVGKFCVNILASDQQPLCRQVAGPGPDKFAGIAHRVSANGSPILDDVVAWIDCTLDAVHEAGDHDIAIGHVVALEVDRPGSPLLFFQGNYGEFSLLA